The genomic stretch CACTTCTTCAGTAGGGCCTGGTTCTGCCAACATGGTAACAACAGCTGCTACTGCTACTGCTAATAATATTCCTATTTTATTGCTTCCAGGTGATGTGTTTGCTACTCGTCAGCCTGATCCTGTTCTTCAACAAATCGAACAAACTCATGACTTATCCCTTTCAACAAATGATGCTTTTCGAGCAGTGAGTAAATATTGGGATCGCGTTAATCGACCGGAGCAGCTCATGACGGCAATGATCAACGCTATACGCGTATTGACCAATCCAGCTGATACAGGAGCCGTGACAATTTCGCTGCCGCAAGATGTACAAGGAGAAGCCTTTGATTTTCCTAGCTATTTCTTTAAAAAACGCGTGCACAGAATGGAAAGGCGTTTGCCTACGAGAGAGTGTGTGAGAGATGCCGTTCAGCTTATTGTAAGCAAGAAAAAGCCTATTATTATTTGCGGTGGGGGAGTTCGCTATTCGGAAGCAACAGCTGAATTAAAAGCTTTTTCAGAAGCATTCCATATTCCTTTTGGTGAAACACAAGCTGGTAAAAGTGCTATTGAGAGTGATTTCTTTTATAACCTAGGTGGGATAGGTGTAACCGGTAATCTCGCTGCGAACTCAATTGCTCGTGAAGCAGATCTAGTCATTGGAATTGGAACGAGGTTTACGGATTTTACAACGGGTTCAAAAGAATTGTTTCAGCATCCAGACGTCGAGTTTTTAACCTTGAATATCTCTGAATTTCATGCCAATAAGTTGGATGCCGTAAAGGTAGTGGCTGATGCGAAAGAAGCCCTTCGAGAGCTAACAGCTGAATTAATCCAGCATGGATATCACTCAGGTTACGGAACGGAAATCGTTGAGGCTAAGCAAAAGTGGCAAGCAGAGCTTGAACGTTTACATCACGTGCGTTACCAAGAGGAAGCATTTGTTCCAGAAGTAAGCGGACAGCTTGATGAGGTGCTTTCTGAGTATAAAGAAGCGCTCAGAACGTCATTAACGCAAACAAGCGTTATTGGTCAAGTAAATCATCTACTTGATGAAGATGCAATTATCGTAGGCGCAGCAGGCAGCTTGCCGGGGGATCTTCAGCGGATGTGGACATCGCGCACGCCCAATACGTATCACATGGAATACGGATATTCATGCATGGGTTACGAAATTGCAGGAGCACTTGGAGCTAAGCTAGCTGAGCCAGATAGAGAAGTTTATGCAATGGTTGGAGATGGAAGTTATCAAATGCTTCATTCAGAGCTGGTGACCAGCTTACAGGAGAAAAAGAAAATAAACGTTTTATTGTTTGATAATTCAGGGTTTGGCTGCATCAACAATTTGCAGATGAGCAATGGAATGGGAAGCTTTGGTACAGAGTTTCGCTACCGAAACGAACAGTCGAATAAGCTAGATGGTAACATTCTCCGCATTAATTTTGCACAAAGCGCAGCGGGATACGGAGTGAAAACGTACGAAGCGCGCACGTTAGAAGAGCTTAGATTTGCTCTTGAAGACGCGAAGAAACAAGAAGTGTCTACGCTTATTGATATTAAGGTACTGCCAAAGACCATGACAAATGGATACGACTCATGGTGGCATGTTGGAGTGGCAGAAGTTTCTGATAATAAAAGCGTACAAGAAGCGTTTGAAGAGAAAAGAACACATTTAACAAAAGCAAGATTGTATTAGGTACAACTGAATAAGAGCTTGAAGGGGAGAAGGGCTATGTTTAAACAAGGTGTAATTAAGCTTGGTATTGCGCCAATTGCGTGGACGAATGATGATATGCCGGAACTTGGTGGAGAAAATACGTTTGAACAGTGTATTAGTGAAATGGCGCTTGCTGGCTTTAAAGGAAGTGAAGTGGGCAATAAGTACCCACGTGATGT from Bacillus sp. 1780r2a1 encodes the following:
- the iolD gene encoding 3D-(3,5/4)-trihydroxycyclohexane-1,2-dione acylhydrolase (decyclizing) produces the protein MTTERMTTAQALVKFLNQQYVEVDGKETKFIKGIFTIFGHGNVVGIGQALEQHAGELEVYQGRNEQGMANAAMAFAKQKHRKQIMACTSSVGPGSANMVTTAATATANNIPILLLPGDVFATRQPDPVLQQIEQTHDLSLSTNDAFRAVSKYWDRVNRPEQLMTAMINAIRVLTNPADTGAVTISLPQDVQGEAFDFPSYFFKKRVHRMERRLPTRECVRDAVQLIVSKKKPIIICGGGVRYSEATAELKAFSEAFHIPFGETQAGKSAIESDFFYNLGGIGVTGNLAANSIAREADLVIGIGTRFTDFTTGSKELFQHPDVEFLTLNISEFHANKLDAVKVVADAKEALRELTAELIQHGYHSGYGTEIVEAKQKWQAELERLHHVRYQEEAFVPEVSGQLDEVLSEYKEALRTSLTQTSVIGQVNHLLDEDAIIVGAAGSLPGDLQRMWTSRTPNTYHMEYGYSCMGYEIAGALGAKLAEPDREVYAMVGDGSYQMLHSELVTSLQEKKKINVLLFDNSGFGCINNLQMSNGMGSFGTEFRYRNEQSNKLDGNILRINFAQSAAGYGVKTYEARTLEELRFALEDAKKQEVSTLIDIKVLPKTMTNGYDSWWHVGVAEVSDNKSVQEAFEEKRTHLTKARLY